The Urbifossiella limnaea genome has a window encoding:
- a CDS encoding ATPase, giving the protein MSLSRHAVVDWEGNPAPEAPVAPDSMREAGLSHAFVCDLLLKSLYARGAMLGRDMAQLLCLPFKVVREPLRYLKDEKCIQVDGGDLVGEVSYKYSLLDLGRRRAQEAMEQCAYVGPAPVPLEDYVEQCYRQAVTGLQCYPEALRAPFSHLVMKEEMFNNLGPAIVSGRSVFIYGPPGNGKTAMARSIGDFMNTTGGSIFVPYAFVADGNIVTVFDPSLHAVEDAPAEVGDEADATIRKLLTTGAMDQRWVRIRRPVIVTGGELGLDMLDLRYNAEAKFYQAPIHFKANGGVFLIDDFGRQRCSPKELLNRWILPLEDRHDFLTVASGKKFQVPFEQLIIFSTNLDPKDLVDDAFLRRIRHKVGVLAPTRDVYERIFAGNCKRLGLNYSAEAVDYLYERYYNRGRTPRASDCRDLLEIVQSICRYRRQPVHLTRDLMVEASASFIAEFT; this is encoded by the coding sequence ATGTCCCTGAGCCGGCACGCCGTGGTGGACTGGGAAGGGAACCCCGCCCCCGAGGCGCCCGTCGCCCCGGACTCGATGCGCGAGGCGGGGCTGTCGCACGCCTTCGTCTGTGACCTCCTCCTGAAGTCGCTGTACGCCCGCGGGGCCATGCTCGGCCGCGACATGGCGCAGCTCCTGTGCCTGCCGTTCAAGGTGGTCCGCGAGCCGCTCCGCTACCTCAAGGACGAGAAGTGCATCCAGGTGGACGGCGGCGACCTGGTGGGTGAGGTCAGCTACAAGTACAGCCTGCTGGACCTCGGCCGCCGCCGCGCCCAGGAGGCGATGGAGCAGTGCGCCTACGTCGGCCCCGCGCCGGTGCCCCTCGAGGACTACGTCGAGCAGTGCTACCGCCAGGCCGTGACCGGGCTGCAGTGCTACCCCGAGGCGCTGCGGGCGCCGTTCAGCCACCTGGTGATGAAGGAGGAGATGTTCAACAACCTCGGCCCGGCGATCGTGTCCGGCCGCAGCGTGTTCATCTACGGTCCCCCGGGCAACGGCAAGACGGCGATGGCCCGGTCCATCGGCGACTTCATGAACACCACCGGCGGCAGCATCTTCGTGCCCTACGCGTTCGTGGCCGACGGCAACATCGTGACGGTGTTCGACCCGTCGCTGCACGCCGTGGAGGACGCCCCGGCCGAGGTCGGCGACGAGGCCGACGCCACCATCCGCAAGCTGCTGACGACCGGCGCGATGGACCAGCGCTGGGTCCGCATCCGCCGGCCGGTGATCGTGACGGGCGGCGAGCTCGGCCTGGACATGCTCGACCTGCGGTACAACGCCGAGGCCAAGTTCTACCAGGCGCCGATCCACTTCAAGGCGAACGGCGGCGTGTTCCTGATCGACGACTTCGGCCGCCAGCGGTGCAGCCCGAAGGAGCTCTTGAACCGCTGGATTCTGCCGCTCGAAGACCGCCACGACTTCCTCACCGTGGCGAGCGGGAAGAAGTTCCAGGTGCCGTTCGAGCAGCTCATCATCTTCAGCACCAACCTCGACCCGAAGGACCTGGTGGACGACGCCTTCCTGCGCCGCATCCGGCACAAGGTGGGCGTGCTGGCGCCGACCCGCGACGTGTACGAGCGCATCTTCGCGGGGAACTGCAAGCGGCTCGGGCTGAACTACTCGGCCGAGGCGGTGGACTACCTGTACGAGCGGTACTACAACCGCGGCCGCACCCCGCGGGCCAGCGACTGCCGCGACCTGCTGGAGATCGTGCAGTCCATCTGCCGCTACCGGCGGCAGCCGGTGCACCTGACGCGCGACCTGATGGTCGAGGCGTCGGCCAGCTTCATCGCCGAGTTCACGTGA
- a CDS encoding tetratricopeptide repeat protein: MDGRRLKLLIAGGLLLGGVGCSRNTTPPGFVNPTPPQQSKLFGGGQQPVAAAPPGAGPTGGGMPVEVAQPRKSGQKLGPDAETAFGDTHVQSAFLDPAPQNKDELLDLARHRYERALKQDPKHQGALLGMARMYVRTGERERTAAAFKRYVDLYPKDAAVQHEAAMACARFQDWTGACAWCDSALRLDPENRSIQKTRGFCLARAGRWDEAFAAMSRVMPEAQARYNIAAVLLHTNQPDASRQQLQLALRADPQHANTLGLLAELDHTHPTTPPAVNPGNAIQTVGGVAP, translated from the coding sequence ATGGACGGCCGACGGTTGAAGCTGCTGATCGCGGGCGGGCTCCTCCTCGGCGGCGTCGGCTGCTCCCGCAACACCACCCCGCCCGGGTTCGTGAACCCCACACCACCCCAACAGTCCAAGCTGTTCGGCGGCGGCCAGCAGCCAGTCGCGGCGGCGCCGCCCGGCGCCGGGCCGACCGGCGGCGGCATGCCCGTCGAGGTGGCCCAGCCGCGGAAGTCGGGGCAGAAGCTCGGGCCGGACGCGGAGACGGCGTTCGGCGACACGCACGTCCAGAGCGCGTTCCTCGACCCCGCCCCGCAGAACAAGGACGAGCTGCTCGACCTGGCCCGGCACCGCTACGAGCGGGCGCTGAAGCAGGACCCGAAGCACCAGGGGGCGCTGCTCGGCATGGCCCGCATGTACGTCCGCACCGGCGAGCGCGAGCGCACGGCCGCGGCGTTCAAGCGGTACGTGGACCTGTACCCGAAGGACGCGGCGGTGCAGCACGAGGCGGCGATGGCGTGCGCCCGCTTCCAGGACTGGACCGGGGCGTGCGCCTGGTGCGACTCGGCGCTGCGGCTGGACCCCGAGAACCGCTCGATCCAGAAGACCCGTGGGTTCTGCCTGGCGCGGGCCGGTCGGTGGGACGAGGCGTTCGCCGCGATGAGCCGGGTGATGCCGGAGGCGCAGGCCCGGTACAACATCGCCGCGGTGTTGCTCCACACGAACCAGCCGGACGCGAGCCGGCAGCAGTTGCAGCTGGCCCTCCGCGCCGACCCGCAGCACGCCAACACGCTCGGCCTGCTGGCCGAGCTCGACCACACGCACCCGACCACGCCCCCCGCGGTCAACCCGGGGAACGCGATCCAGACCGTCGGCGGCGTGGCACCGTAA
- a CDS encoding DUF1501 domain-containing protein, with protein MLVVPGAASADTCDGVTRRDLLRVGGSGVLGLSLGQLFGMQAKANPTPAGGPGFGKAKSVIFIYLQGGPSHLDLWDPKDNVPDKVKSVFRPISTKLPGTQVTELLPKIANVLDKTTLMRAVSYTPVGLFNHTAAIYQMHTGYTTDKVSPSGQLEPPSPKDFPTFGSNVIKFKPPTVPMLPFVMMPRPLQESNVVGKGGSAGFLGKAYDPYLLYPAGDDMDMAKMDRIRTDDLQLRQETTSARMERRATLRETIARGMPDVEAAVARHDLDEYYGQALGLVVSGRARRAFDLSAEPPQVRERYGKNTFGQCCLLARRLVEAGTRVVEVIWPKVANSDNHSWDVHVGLSARMKNQSAPMLDAGVSALIEDLDQRGLLSETLVVAVGEFGRSPQRGVSTSGNQNSDDGRDHWPYCYTGIAAGAGVRRGLVYGRSDATGSAPLEGAVHPTDLLATVYHSLGIKPDTIVYNHLNQPRELVKGEVVSGILS; from the coding sequence ATGCTCGTCGTCCCCGGCGCCGCGTCCGCCGACACCTGCGACGGCGTCACCCGCCGCGACCTGCTACGCGTCGGCGGCTCTGGCGTGCTCGGCCTCAGCCTCGGCCAGCTGTTCGGGATGCAGGCGAAGGCCAACCCGACGCCCGCGGGCGGCCCCGGCTTCGGCAAGGCCAAGAGCGTCATCTTCATCTACCTGCAAGGCGGCCCCAGCCACCTCGACCTGTGGGACCCCAAGGACAACGTCCCCGACAAGGTGAAGAGCGTCTTCCGCCCCATCAGCACGAAGCTGCCGGGCACGCAGGTCACCGAGCTGCTGCCGAAGATCGCCAACGTGCTGGACAAGACGACGCTGATGCGCGCCGTCAGCTACACGCCGGTGGGCCTGTTCAACCACACGGCCGCGATCTACCAGATGCACACCGGCTACACGACGGACAAGGTGAGCCCGTCGGGCCAGCTGGAGCCGCCGAGCCCGAAGGACTTCCCGACGTTCGGCTCGAACGTGATCAAGTTCAAGCCGCCGACCGTGCCCATGCTGCCGTTCGTGATGATGCCGCGGCCGCTGCAGGAGAGCAACGTGGTGGGGAAGGGCGGGAGCGCCGGGTTCCTCGGCAAGGCCTACGACCCGTACCTGCTGTACCCGGCCGGCGACGACATGGACATGGCGAAGATGGACCGCATCCGCACCGACGACCTGCAGCTGCGCCAGGAGACGACGAGCGCCCGCATGGAGCGCCGCGCGACGCTGCGCGAGACGATCGCCCGCGGGATGCCGGACGTGGAAGCGGCGGTGGCGCGCCACGACCTGGACGAGTACTACGGGCAGGCGCTGGGGCTGGTGGTGAGCGGCCGGGCGCGGCGGGCGTTCGACCTGAGCGCCGAACCGCCGCAGGTCCGCGAGCGCTACGGCAAGAACACGTTCGGCCAGTGCTGCCTCCTGGCGCGCCGGCTCGTCGAGGCCGGCACCCGCGTCGTCGAGGTGATCTGGCCGAAGGTGGCGAACTCGGACAACCACTCGTGGGACGTCCACGTCGGGCTGAGCGCCCGAATGAAGAACCAGTCGGCCCCGATGCTCGACGCCGGCGTGTCGGCGCTGATCGAGGACCTGGACCAGCGCGGCCTGCTGAGTGAGACGCTGGTGGTGGCGGTGGGCGAGTTCGGCCGGAGCCCGCAGCGCGGCGTGAGCACGAGCGGCAACCAGAACTCGGACGACGGCCGCGACCACTGGCCGTACTGCTACACCGGCATCGCCGCCGGCGCCGGCGTGCGGCGCGGGCTGGTCTACGGCCGCTCGGACGCGACGGGCTCGGCGCCGCTGGAAGGCGCGGTTCACCCGACGGACCTGCTGGCGACGGTGTACCACAGCCTGGGCATCAAGCCGGACACGATCGTGTACAACCACCTGAACCAGCCGCGCGAGCTGGTGAAGGGCGAGGTGGTGAGCGGCATTCTGAGCTGA
- a CDS encoding helix-turn-helix domain-containing protein encodes MATWFRPALSADEQVAVLADRDGHPDPVIRRRMLVLWAVHLGHGREDAARLAHVGIATAKRYVLAYRDGGLDGLRRCDRHIPTSELADHADAIRQSLTATPVRTIAEAADRIERLTGLRRGLTQTRTFLAGLGFRWQRTRAVPVPPKSR; translated from the coding sequence ATGGCTACTTGGTTTCGCCCCGCCCTGTCCGCCGACGAGCAGGTGGCCGTCCTCGCCGACCGCGACGGTCACCCCGACCCGGTCATCCGCCGCAGGATGCTCGTCCTGTGGGCCGTCCACCTCGGCCACGGCCGTGAGGACGCCGCCCGCCTCGCCCACGTCGGGATCGCCACCGCCAAGCGGTACGTCCTGGCCTACCGCGACGGCGGGTTGGACGGACTCCGGCGCTGCGACCGCCACATCCCGACGAGCGAACTGGCCGACCACGCCGACGCCATCCGCCAGTCCCTCACCGCCACCCCGGTCCGCACCATCGCCGAGGCCGCCGACCGCATCGAACGCCTGACCGGGCTTCGCCGTGGCCTCACCCAGACCCGCACCTTCCTGGCCGGGCTGGGCTTCCGCTGGCAGCGGACCCGGGCCGTCCCGGTGCCCCCAAAAAGTCGCTGA
- a CDS encoding IS630 family transposase produces MTEHVATQRQFLDTELRPALDAAAAGTAHVLFVDAAHFVYGTYLCCLWSVLRVFVRAASGRQRFNVLGAWDAVTRRLLSVTNTTVVNTDTMCQLLRAIAAEGWVGPVTVVLDNARYQRNKVVQGLAAELSIRLLFLPSYSPNLNLIERLWGFAKRRSVYGKYHPDFASFRAAIEDTLAGIPSTHAEALESLMTLEFQTFEDVSLLAA; encoded by the coding sequence CTGACCGAACACGTCGCCACCCAGCGGCAGTTCCTCGACACCGAACTGCGACCGGCCCTGGACGCGGCCGCCGCCGGCACCGCGCACGTGCTGTTCGTGGACGCCGCCCACTTCGTGTACGGGACGTACCTGTGTTGCCTGTGGTCGGTCCTGCGGGTGTTCGTCCGCGCCGCCAGTGGCCGCCAGCGGTTCAACGTGCTGGGCGCATGGGACGCCGTCACCCGCCGCCTGCTGAGCGTCACCAACACCACCGTGGTGAACACCGACACCATGTGCCAACTGCTCCGGGCCATCGCCGCCGAGGGGTGGGTCGGGCCGGTGACGGTGGTGCTGGACAACGCGCGGTATCAGCGGAACAAGGTGGTGCAGGGGCTCGCGGCGGAGTTGTCCATCCGCCTGCTGTTCCTGCCCAGCTACTCACCCAACCTGAACCTGATCGAGCGCCTGTGGGGGTTCGCCAAGCGGCGGAGCGTGTACGGCAAGTACCACCCCGACTTCGCCTCCTTCCGAGCGGCCATCGAAGACACCCTGGCGGGCATCCCGTCCACCCACGCCGAAGCGCTCGAATCCCTCATGACGCTGGAGTTTCAGACGTTCGAGGACGTATCACTCCTGGCCGCGTAG
- a CDS encoding Uma2 family endonuclease: MTPRTTPDPDLLRTLDEAEQRYLRSLPLEHFMEATDHARQREITLESFAVIREARPDVQCFNELLVQYPRRGRKAIGQVVPDNFIVIHPEPIQARGNFSTHVQPVGPFLVLEYVSKHTQRKDYEQNYDLYEGELKVPYYLQFYPDNQELTLFRLGPGGYKAVRPDAAGRLAVPELELEVGLLDGWVRFWFRGQLVPLPGELVRREAEMQIALDAERAARLAADAEIARLREELARATGG; encoded by the coding sequence ATGACCCCGCGGACGACGCCAGACCCCGACCTGCTGCGGACCCTCGACGAGGCCGAGCAGCGCTACCTGCGCTCCCTCCCGCTGGAGCACTTCATGGAGGCGACCGACCACGCCCGGCAGCGCGAGATCACGCTCGAGAGCTTCGCCGTCATCCGCGAGGCCCGGCCCGACGTGCAGTGCTTCAACGAACTGCTGGTGCAGTACCCGCGGCGGGGGCGGAAGGCGATCGGGCAGGTGGTGCCGGACAACTTCATCGTGATCCACCCCGAGCCGATCCAGGCCCGAGGCAACTTCAGCACCCACGTCCAGCCGGTCGGCCCGTTCCTGGTGCTGGAGTACGTGTCGAAGCACACCCAGCGGAAGGACTACGAGCAGAACTACGACCTGTACGAGGGCGAGCTGAAGGTCCCGTACTACTTGCAATTCTACCCGGACAACCAGGAACTGACGCTCTTCCGGCTCGGCCCCGGCGGGTACAAGGCGGTCCGCCCCGACGCCGCCGGTCGGTTGGCGGTCCCGGAGCTGGAACTGGAGGTCGGGCTGCTCGACGGCTGGGTACGGTTCTGGTTCCGCGGGCAGCTGGTGCCGCTGCCGGGGGAGTTGGTGCGGCGGGAGGCGGAGATGCAGATCGCGCTCGACGCCGAGCGGGCGGCGCGGCTCGCGGCCGACGCCGAGATTGCCCGGCTGCGCGAGGAGCTGGCGCGGGCGACGGGCGGCTAG
- a CDS encoding serine/threonine-protein kinase, with the protein MSARSGDTRALAYLQREVTAEPPQETPPPPQTGDRVGSFVLQDKLGEGVSCHVFRGWDAARSCPVALKILNWANVFDRAAAMKQLRTEALTLSRVKHPQVVRFMDFGFDPRWPYLVTEFFEGRPLGELLRAGGALPAGWALHLVSQMADALGAVWQAGVVHRDVKPDNMLVGPNGSAKLIDFGLAMSEVLQAGRTDISPELAGTAGYLAPEQAKDAGTVDHRADIYSLGVTLYEALTGRLPFEGKNRVQVIFQHLSSVPVPPAQRAPGVPPLASDLCLWMLSKDPADRPQNHTELRQAFDTVIGR; encoded by the coding sequence GTGTCCGCCCGCTCGGGCGACACGCGGGCGCTGGCGTACCTGCAGCGCGAGGTCACGGCCGAGCCGCCGCAGGAGACACCGCCCCCGCCGCAGACCGGCGACCGGGTCGGCTCGTTCGTGCTGCAGGACAAGCTCGGCGAGGGCGTGTCGTGCCACGTCTTCCGGGGCTGGGACGCCGCCCGCAGCTGCCCCGTCGCGCTGAAGATTCTGAACTGGGCAAACGTGTTCGACCGCGCCGCGGCGATGAAGCAACTCCGCACGGAGGCGCTGACGCTGAGCCGGGTGAAGCACCCGCAGGTGGTGCGGTTCATGGACTTCGGGTTCGACCCGCGCTGGCCGTACCTCGTCACCGAGTTCTTCGAGGGCCGGCCGCTCGGCGAGCTCCTGCGGGCCGGCGGCGCGCTGCCGGCCGGGTGGGCGCTGCACCTCGTGTCGCAGATGGCCGACGCGCTCGGGGCGGTGTGGCAGGCCGGGGTGGTTCACCGGGACGTGAAGCCGGACAACATGTTGGTGGGGCCGAACGGGTCGGCCAAGCTCATCGACTTCGGACTGGCCATGTCGGAGGTGTTGCAGGCCGGCCGCACCGACATCAGCCCCGAGTTGGCCGGCACCGCGGGGTACCTGGCCCCCGAGCAGGCGAAGGACGCCGGCACGGTGGACCACCGGGCCGACATCTATTCGCTCGGCGTGACGCTGTACGAGGCGCTCACGGGCCGGCTGCCGTTCGAGGGGAAGAACCGGGTGCAGGTGATCTTCCAGCACCTGAGCAGCGTGCCGGTGCCGCCGGCGCAGCGGGCGCCGGGGGTGCCGCCGCTGGCGTCGGACCTGTGCCTGTGGATGCTGTCGAAGGACCCGGCCGACCGGCCGCAGAACCACACCGAGCTGCGGCAGGCGTTCGACACCGTGATCGGCCGCTAG